The bacterium BMS3Abin08 DNA window TCAGGGGAAGGAATTACGATTATCTCCGGTACCCGGACCACTGGTATCAATGGGATTCGTCGTGCAGGGACGGGACAATCGTACTGAGGCTGAGATCACCGTCATATGAGGGTACAAGCTTCGGACTTTACGGTCTGTTACAGGAGAAACTGGGGTTTAAATTCTACCACCCGAGGAGGACCATAATCCCACACCGTCGATACTGGCCCCTGCCTGCCGATTTTCACTGGAAGGCCTTACCGCGTTTTGACAAGAAGGGTTTTCATATTCATTCACTGCACCCTATTGAGCTTAGCGAGCAGCTCCATGACCCCGACTATTCCGGTTCACTGTCTGATATAAAGGAGTATATCGATTGGCTTGCACGGAATCAGCAGAACCTCTTTCAGTTCTTCCTGCTCAGGGGTATTGACCGTAAGCGCTGGATAGCCCATGCTGCGGAGTTTGTCGAGTATGCACATAAAAGGGGAATCCTTACGGGTGTGGAGATCTCTCTTTCCATGCTCCAGCAGAAGGCGTTCCAGGCCATCAAGCTGCTTGAGTTTTACCCATCCTACAGAAGCCAGATTGATGACACCCTTGCCTGGCTCTTCAATGTGCAATGGGATTTTGTCACGGTTGATTTCACCATGGGGGAATACCTTCCCGACCTGGGAAAACTCATGCCTGAACTGAAAGCGTATATGGTAGATCAGATTACGGAAAGGTATGGCACAAAACTCATGTTTACAACACATGTGATATCAAAAGAGAAAAACCCCCTCTCTTCGCAGACGTTGCAAACTAAAACTGACATGACAAAAAGAGGAAAGTTCAGGAAAACAGGAATCTTGATCCACACGGTCATGTTTTATTCCATAGACGAGCCGGACGCCCCTGTATATGGAAACAAGAACCAGCGTTTTATGCTCGTCAGGGCAATTGAGGAAAATAAAAGACAGGAGACCTGGTACTGGCCTGAATCTGCGTACTGGGTCACCTTTGACAATTCGGTGCCGCTCCTTCTGCTTCCATATCTCGATGCAAGATGGTCGGATATGAACACCATGAAAAAGATCGGGGTCGACAACCACCTCACCTTCAGTTCAGGATGGGAATGGGGGAACTGGCTTGTTGACTGGAGTATTGCCCGCTGGTCCTGGCAGCAGATCGAAAACGGGACCTCAAGGGAGTCCGGTCCCCTCAGCGCCCTCGGGGATATCTTCCCGGATCCGGATGTTAAACGGTTATGGGAGGAGGCGCTTCAACTGCAAATCCATTATTTGAAGGGATTGGGGTTAATATCCTTTATGTCCGTCCTTGATCCTTCCGCCGAGCTGCCCCGGCCCTTTAACAAGCCATTCCAGCCAAGACCGCCATTTACCTACAAGTGGCTTCTTAAGAACGCCTCTGATGAGGAAATAGCCCGGGTTTTAAAGGGGCCGGTTAAGTCCCTTAATGAATACGCACGCAAGATGAACCTGCTTACAGAAAAGATCAGGATTAAAACCGTTTCTTTCATTAAGAGGACAGGAGATACCTCGCCTGAACTGAAGGTAATAGCTCAGGAACTGACGAGGGGCCTGAAGGTAACCGCCTTGAGGGCCGAGCACAGGGCGTTGGTCCTAAAGGCCCTGATTGCCAAGAGGGGAGGGGGTAAAAATAGGGAAAATCCCCCGGCTACGGCTGATTATTTTTTGAAGAAAGCCGGCGAGGTCCGGCTAAGGGCGGAGGATCTGGTTTTAAAGCAGGAGCGAATCTATCGTTATCCCATAGGATTGGTTGCAAGGCAGAGGAGTAGTTTTACCGCCTATCAATTCGGTTATCTCTATCCCGTCAGCGATCTTCATTTCTGGAAGCGGGAAGAGGAACAGGTTAAAAACGAACGATTTGATGCCTTTTATATGAGTATCTGGAATTATCCGGCAATAGTCGGCATCGACAGCCTATGCAGGTAACACGGTATAGGCTCTCAAGAACCGAATCCCCCCTGGACACGGGGATCAGGCGCCGGCGTATCTCGACAGTTTCTTGTAATCAGGGGGGGTCCTGCCGTTGAAGAAATTACATGTCCTGTAATAGTTGAGATCCTGAAGCCATAGTTTTATGTACCAGTTATCCGTAATCATTCTTTTTGCAAAGTTTAACGGTCGTGAAACTAAATCCCGGGCAGGCCCGAATAGCTCTGACGGGTCCCTGAAACACTCCCGGTCACACCTGCTGCATGAAGCACCGTTGTCTTTGCTGAGAGGGGTTAGGTCCCAGAATTTGCCGAGATTCTCCTCTCCCCTGTAACCGCAGGGATAGGTATCACCACTGCCTGCATCAATAAAGAAGAACTCGGATCCTCCCCTGCATGGATAACTATATCCCTGCCCGGATGTGTACTGCCGCATAAGGCTCAGGAGGGAACTCCTTGGACTGAAAATCCTGACCCCGGGTCTGAACTCGGGTATTACATCAAAGAGGGCCTTAAAGAGCAGGGTCTTTTCATCATCAGAGAAGCTGACGACATCATTCACGGAGGTTGCCTTATAAACGGAACTACTCTCGTTGGGACCGTTATGGAAGCTCATGGGATAGCAGGTGTTTGTTATAGTAAACCCCATATTAATGACAAAGGCAAAAAACCTCCTGAATGACTCTTTAAAATATTCATGGAACCCCACTGAATCCTTACCTGCAAGATTGTGCCGCCCCCCGGTATTTCTATTTATCCCCAGATTTGCAGAAGGGTAGATTCCATGCTCGTGAAAAACAGGGAGCGCCTTCTCAATACCCGCTATAACCCCGGGCAAACCCCTCATGCTCTCGTGAACTTCGGCAACGGCTGAGTCTATACTGCTCCAGAAGGTGTAAATCCCCGTCGCTGCAAGCTCTTCTGCAATCCTTGTAATCCTGTCCTTGAAGTCGGCCCTGTCGTGATTCGCAAAGATAAACCCGTTTGTCCCTGTCCTGATGTTCTTCCTGATGAAAAACTTGACCTTATCTATTAACGATAACCTCGCCGGCTCTGTTTTCAGGCACTTATTCAAGAGAAAGCTGACAAAGGGCATCGAGTTGTTTCCGGATGGTTTTACCCGTTCCGTGTAGAATCTATAACCGATTCCATATATACTGTGCGCGAGGGTCAACGGGTCTCCGTCATTACCTTCCGCCCATGTCTTGTTTTCCCTGATCGAGGAGATGAATTCCTTGATCGTCTTCCCCTCTGCCGATACCGTGTGTGCCCTGGCAATGAAAAACCCGCTGTGGTCATCGGAGCCACCTACCAACGCCTTCTTCCAGGGTCTGGCGCCGGACGGGACTATACCCTGTTTGTCCGAGATGGCTTCAATCCGCTCCCTGGTGAGGGAGGAGACTATATCCTGTATCAGCTTATTGAAGCGGTCTGCCCTTGCACCGTTTTTTATCTCAAAGACCTCAAAAAGCAACAGCATCTTCTCTATTGTTTCCACGGTAAGCTTTCCATTCATATCATATAGCGGATGGGCTACGAAATGTATGATCCCGGCCTCGCGAAGGTATGCCGCCAACTCATAGACATTTTTTCTCAACCCCATGACATCCTTAAAACTATCCTCTGTTATATCGAGGGCAACAACATGGATCTTGCAGCCGTCCTCCGGAAAATATGAGGTGGCCTCAACGCTTATGAATGTCCCGGGCAGATGGGCTATCTCAAGGGCGCCATTTATGGTATTGTGGTCTGTTATGGTTACCCAACTCATTCCCTTTTCTGCGGCGGTTTTATAGATAAATTCAGGGGTTGTATAGCTCTCCGGGCAGTTAACCTTCCTTATCGCCCAGACGGACGGCTTGTTGGAGAAACTTGAGTGTACGTGTAGGTCCGCTCTATAAAGTTGTTTCATTGTATTATTTCAGCCTTCATTCTGAATACGCAAAGGCCTTAAAGTCCTTCCACGGTATCGGGGAGTTAATGATAATTTTTCCTCAAGGCCGGCGTTAACCCCGTTATCCGGATGCCCTTTATCTGACTTTCTACATCGGCATAAAAAGGGCATTTCCTGTGGTCTTTGTTCTTGCAGTATTCTTGAAGTTGAAAGAGGCTCGGTATATAAGGGGTGTCTCCAGCCCTACAGGATGATACTATGCAATCTCTCAGAAAGGGACATCTCATTACTGGTTGCTCCTCACTCCTCCATAAAAACCGGTGTTTTTATATTAAGTCAAGGCGCTTCCAAAGAAAAACAGCACATTTACCAGGATAGCGGATACATATAATTCGTCTATAGGATGGCTCTTCAGGCAAACCGTTCATACATCCCCTGTTGCTTTCAAGATAAACTCTGCACAACATCCTTTTCTCCCTCTCTACAACAAGCATGGAGTTTGCTGAATACCATGACTTAAGGATAACAGCTGTATGTTACAGAAGTATTAAAGGAATGTTAATTTTTAACCCAAATCCAGCGGTAACCGATGTTAAGGAGGGGAATGACAGTATCTTCAGTCATTCCCGCCGGGCATCCGGCCCGTCTCCGGGGGAATTTTAAGATTCACCCTCCCGGTGAATCTTATGCAAAATTCAAATTCCTTCAGATACTCTCATGCTCCTCCTTCCTCTCAACCAGCCTCTTCTTATCGCTGATCCGGGGTTGACTTGATATCAGAGGCCTGGCAGCGTATGGACAACTTTATGTTATCGCCGGATTTGAGATAGAATAGAACCCGGGAGGTAAGGATGATGCTTTATTGCGGAGGTATCTGTTTTATCACGGACAGGGGGCTTTCTT harbors:
- a CDS encoding PHP domain protein, whose translation is MKQLYRADLHVHSSFSNKPSVWAIRKVNCPESYTTPEFIYKTAAEKGMSWVTITDHNTINGALEIAHLPGTFISVEATSYFPEDGCKIHVVALDITEDSFKDVMGLRKNVYELAAYLREAGIIHFVAHPLYDMNGKLTVETIEKMLLLFEVFEIKNGARADRFNKLIQDIVSSLTRERIEAISDKQGIVPSGARPWKKALVGGSDDHSGFFIARAHTVSAEGKTIKEFISSIRENKTWAEGNDGDPLTLAHSIYGIGYRFYTERVKPSGNNSMPFVSFLLNKCLKTEPARLSLIDKVKFFIRKNIRTGTNGFIFANHDRADFKDRITRIAEELAATGIYTFWSSIDSAVAEVHESMRGLPGVIAGIEKALPVFHEHGIYPSANLGINRNTGGRHNLAGKDSVGFHEYFKESFRRFFAFVINMGFTITNTCYPMSFHNGPNESSSVYKATSVNDVVSFSDDEKTLLFKALFDVIPEFRPGVRIFSPRSSLLSLMRQYTSGQGYSYPCRGGSEFFFIDAGSGDTYPCGYRGEENLGKFWDLTPLSKDNGASCSRCDRECFRDPSELFGPARDLVSRPLNFAKRMITDNWYIKLWLQDLNYYRTCNFFNGRTPPDYKKLSRYAGA